The following coding sequences are from one Nonlabens arenilitoris window:
- a CDS encoding MutS-related protein — protein sequence MKETLQSFYTERIAQFKEHRDSIKNQLRLSGTIRLLLFIAGAAGIYFLWAQWQVAVIIAIVTFVVFLFLVSRHENLRRRRDFQQALLDRNELELKILDRKFYDRPDGSQFLKDNHEFSRDIDLLGPGSFFQYLNRSVTKDGVATLAAQFLSNDLTGISQKQEAIKELSEKIDFRHNYGATATLLNNEKDPKGMLAWIKSYEAFVPSIYSWLPWVWFVVSIALGVAYFNNWVNGYVFSAVFFGGLAVTGKYIKRITAFSANISSLELFFQQYSQLILAIEKESFKSDLLLELKSRIMVGDAPASVRFKELAAAIGRLDQRNNMLFGVLANGFGLWDLKQVHTIEKWLNENANHIENWLDTVAQIDAMNSLGNFAYNHKNYVYPTIESGDFKMQVIDARHPLLDPAKAIGNDINIASGEFFIITGANMAGKSTFLRTVSMKIVMANAGLPVCAQSMIYSPIKLITSMRTSDSLTDDESYFFSELKRLKYIVDKIETERYFIVLDEILKGTNSQDKANGSRKLIEKLSRKHATGIIATHDLSLTEVANEYDSISNYFFDADITNDELTFDYTFKDGIATNMNASFLLRKMGIVDD from the coding sequence TTGAAAGAGACCTTACAATCATTCTATACAGAGCGTATTGCTCAATTTAAAGAACATAGAGATTCTATTAAGAATCAATTACGTTTATCGGGTACGATAAGATTATTACTGTTTATTGCTGGTGCTGCAGGTATATACTTTTTATGGGCGCAGTGGCAGGTTGCTGTTATAATAGCGATAGTAACTTTTGTTGTGTTTTTGTTTTTGGTATCTAGACACGAGAATTTAAGGAGAAGAAGAGATTTTCAACAGGCTTTGCTAGATCGCAATGAGCTAGAGTTAAAGATTCTAGATCGCAAATTCTATGATAGACCAGATGGTTCTCAATTTTTAAAAGATAATCATGAATTCAGTCGAGACATAGATTTATTAGGTCCAGGTTCATTTTTTCAGTATTTAAATAGAAGTGTTACTAAAGATGGTGTCGCGACACTAGCTGCTCAGTTTTTATCTAATGATTTAACAGGGATTTCTCAAAAACAAGAAGCTATTAAGGAATTATCTGAGAAGATAGATTTCAGACATAACTATGGAGCAACAGCGACACTTCTTAATAATGAGAAAGACCCTAAAGGGATGCTGGCCTGGATTAAAAGCTATGAGGCTTTTGTACCTTCAATATATTCTTGGCTACCTTGGGTTTGGTTTGTGGTGTCTATCGCATTAGGAGTTGCCTATTTTAATAATTGGGTAAATGGTTATGTTTTTTCAGCTGTATTTTTTGGAGGACTAGCGGTTACTGGTAAGTACATAAAGCGCATTACAGCTTTCAGTGCAAATATTAGTTCTTTAGAATTATTTTTCCAGCAGTACAGTCAATTAATTCTCGCAATAGAAAAAGAAAGTTTTAAAAGTGATTTGCTCCTAGAATTAAAGTCTAGGATAATGGTAGGAGATGCACCTGCATCTGTAAGATTTAAAGAGCTTGCAGCAGCTATAGGGCGATTAGATCAACGTAATAATATGTTGTTTGGCGTTCTTGCAAACGGTTTTGGACTATGGGATTTGAAACAAGTACATACTATTGAAAAGTGGTTAAATGAAAATGCAAATCATATAGAAAATTGGTTAGATACGGTAGCACAAATAGATGCTATGAACTCGCTAGGAAATTTTGCCTATAATCATAAGAATTATGTCTATCCTACTATTGAAAGTGGTGATTTTAAAATGCAAGTAATCGATGCGAGACATCCTTTACTTGATCCTGCAAAAGCAATCGGAAATGATATCAACATTGCTAGCGGTGAATTTTTCATTATTACCGGTGCAAACATGGCAGGTAAAAGCACGTTCTTAAGAACTGTTTCTATGAAAATAGTCATGGCAAATGCTGGACTACCGGTATGTGCACAATCTATGATTTATAGTCCAATTAAACTCATTACCAGTATGAGAACCAGCGATTCTTTAACTGATGATGAGAGTTACTTCTTTAGTGAATTAAAACGCTTAAAATACATAGTAGATAAAATAGAGACAGAACGTTACTTTATCGTCCTAGATGAAATCCTTAAAGGAACTAACAGTCAAGACAAAGCAAATGGGTCCAGAAAACTGATCGAGAAGCTTTCTAGAAAACACGCCACTGGAATTATCGCTACACACGATTTAAGCCTTACTGAAGTTGCCAATGAATATGATAGTATCTCTAACTACTTTTTTGATGCAGACATCACTAACGATGAGCTCACTTTTGACTATACCTTTAAGGATGGAATTGCTACAAATATGAATGCTAGTTTCTTGTTAAGGAAAATGGGTATTGTAGATGACTAA